A genome region from Candidatus Omnitrophota bacterium includes the following:
- the murB gene encoding UDP-N-acetylmuramate dehydrogenase, protein MRGSVKLDEPMDRHTTFKIGGPADIFVCPEDVDDLLVILRYAVSHKADYFMIGGGSKLLVGDKGIRGFVVFLGAPSFGGIEFDGDTAIAGCGIKTHELITKAAEKDLGGLEFLAGIPGTLGGAITMNAGWPSRAIGDLVEEITALKDLEKVKLGKESLKFSYRSSNLAGLVLVSARLRLEKKAKDKIEAETKKNLEKKRKTQELGYPSVGSIFLNPSGSSPAWELIDKCGLRGKSVGGAAVSEKHANFIINRGNASAADVRKLIDEIQKIVFKEHQIMLKLETKLIGEF, encoded by the coding sequence ATAAGGGGCTCGGTCAAGCTCGACGAGCCGATGGACCGCCATACGACATTCAAGATAGGCGGGCCGGCGGATATTTTTGTCTGTCCGGAGGACGTCGACGACCTGCTGGTAATCCTGCGCTACGCCGTTTCGCATAAAGCGGATTATTTCATGATCGGCGGCGGCAGCAAACTCCTGGTCGGGGACAAGGGCATACGGGGGTTTGTCGTCTTTTTAGGAGCGCCGTCCTTTGGCGGGATAGAATTCGACGGAGATACGGCCATCGCGGGCTGCGGGATAAAGACCCACGAGCTGATAACGAAGGCCGCGGAGAAGGACCTGGGAGGCCTTGAGTTCCTCGCCGGGATACCCGGGACGCTCGGCGGCGCCATCACGATGAACGCCGGGTGGCCGTCAAGGGCGATAGGGGATCTCGTCGAGGAGATAACCGCGCTCAAGGACCTCGAGAAGGTGAAATTGGGCAAAGAGAGCCTTAAATTCTCGTACCGTTCTTCTAACCTCGCCGGTTTGGTCCTGGTTTCAGCGAGGCTCAGGCTGGAAAAGAAGGCCAAGGATAAGATAGAGGCCGAAACGAAGAAAAACCTGGAGAAAAAAAGAAAAACGCAGGAGCTCGGCTATCCCAGCGTGGGGAGTATCTTTCTCAACCCGTCGGGAAGTTCGCCGGCCTGGGAGCTTATAGACAAGTGCGGCTTGAGAGGAAAATCGGTAGGAGGCGCTGCGGTCTCGGAGAAGCACGCGAACTTCATCATAAACAGGGGAAATGCCTCGGCGGCCGACGTCAGGAAATTAATAGATGAGATACAAAAAATAGTTTTTAAAGAACATCAAATTATGTTAAAATTAGAGACTAAATTAATAGGAGAGTTTTAA
- the murG gene encoding undecaprenyldiphospho-muramoylpentapeptide beta-N-acetylglucosaminyltransferase, which produces MNPDHNVYKNGMKILIACGGTGGHIFPGLSLAQEIKERGAGEVLLVGTDHPLEMRLFGSFDIPYRLMPVAKLSANPVKFLKFLARFTSACLRSVKLLFDYKPDIVVGFGGYASFPICKFAALTGKPLFLHEQNCEAGLANRILALLARRVAVSFKETEKSFGRKAVFTGNPIRKKLLMTKREDARRFYKFSPDKFTVLILGGSQGAQRINMIVGDMLGILSEEEKKQINILHIAGMKNIDDVRKKYEGSGVDGCVYDFVGDIGYAYAMADLIVSRAGATALFEIAALGKPSIMVPYRFAGGHQYHNAAALAKVGGTIIMEELGLTPQMLKEKIFELKDDKERLKSMSDAAKKFAVPDAAKRLTDCIIP; this is translated from the coding sequence ATGAATCCCGACCATAACGTTTATAAAAACGGGATGAAGATACTTATCGCGTGCGGAGGGACAGGCGGGCATATCTTCCCCGGGTTGAGCCTTGCCCAGGAGATAAAGGAGAGGGGCGCCGGCGAGGTCCTGCTTGTCGGGACGGACCATCCCCTTGAGATGAGGCTCTTCGGGTCGTTCGATATTCCCTACAGGCTTATGCCCGTGGCGAAACTATCTGCGAACCCGGTAAAGTTCCTGAAATTCCTCGCGCGGTTCACCTCGGCTTGCCTGAGGTCCGTCAAGTTGTTATTTGATTATAAGCCCGATATCGTGGTTGGTTTCGGCGGATACGCCTCATTCCCGATATGCAAATTCGCCGCGCTCACGGGAAAACCGCTTTTTCTGCACGAGCAGAATTGCGAAGCCGGGCTGGCGAACAGGATATTGGCGCTTCTGGCGAGGCGCGTCGCGGTGAGTTTCAAGGAGACGGAGAAGTCCTTCGGGAGGAAAGCGGTGTTTACCGGCAACCCGATACGCAAAAAACTCCTGATGACAAAAAGAGAGGATGCGCGGAGGTTTTATAAGTTCAGCCCGGACAAATTCACGGTCCTTATCCTCGGAGGAAGCCAGGGCGCTCAGAGGATAAATATGATAGTCGGTGATATGCTCGGGATATTGAGCGAAGAGGAGAAGAAACAGATAAACATACTTCATATCGCCGGCATGAAGAATATCGATGATGTGCGGAAAAAATACGAAGGGAGCGGCGTGGACGGCTGCGTATACGATTTTGTCGGGGATATAGGATACGCGTATGCGATGGCAGACCTCATCGTCTCGCGCGCCGGGGCTACGGCGCTCTTTGAGATCGCGGCCCTGGGCAAACCATCGATAATGGTCCCTTACAGGTTCGCCGGGGGGCACCAGTACCATAATGCCGCCGCGCTCGCAAAGGTTGGCGGGACTATAATTATGGAGGAACTCGGCCTCACGCCGCAGATGCTGAAGGAAAAAATATTTGAGTTGAAGGATGATAAGGAGAGGTTAAAGTCGATGTCGGACGCGGCGAAAAAATTTGCCGTTCCCGACGCGGCTAAGCGTCTTACTGATTGTATCATACCTTGA
- the murC gene encoding UDP-N-acetylmuramate--L-alanine ligase, whose amino-acid sequence MKLKGKKHIHFVGIGGIGMSAIAFVLLKRGLKVSGSDVRRSRIVEKLESLGGKFHEGHHEKNIEGADIVVFSSSITPENPELKAARNKKIKTLHRADMLALIMNGRKGIAVTGAHGKTTTSSLIAHILYRAGLDPTAILGGEVKSLEGNARVGKGGHFVVEADESDGSFVHLKPFYGVITNIDAEHLDYYRNMGEIISWYLKFVEKIKPGGKLFACGDCDNLKRALRGYPKEVVTFGLSAGGDIFPGKIKMHDSHSEFEIIYRGKNLGRAAINIPGIHNVSNAMAAFAVALELGLDFGTIKKAVEDFTGAARRFQVKYSGNGIKVIDDYAHHPAEIKATILAAKNWKPKRLIAVFQPHRFSRTKYLKDRFGNCFDVADRLILTDIYAASEDELDGVSGKSIYEEVKKHGHKDVIYLPKKELKEYLLKDIKRGDMVLMMGAGDITSIAGELAQELLKKRGKISKKNP is encoded by the coding sequence ATGAAACTAAAAGGTAAGAAGCACATTCATTTCGTCGGCATCGGCGGCATCGGGATGAGCGCCATCGCCTTCGTCCTGCTCAAGCGGGGCCTTAAGGTCTCCGGCTCGGACGTCAGGCGTTCGCGCATCGTCGAGAAGCTAGAATCGCTCGGCGGCAAATTCCACGAAGGCCATCACGAGAAGAACATAGAGGGCGCCGATATCGTTGTATTCTCGTCATCGATCACGCCGGAGAACCCCGAGCTAAAGGCCGCGCGCAATAAAAAGATAAAGACGCTCCACCGCGCCGATATGCTCGCCCTGATAATGAACGGCAGGAAAGGGATCGCGGTTACCGGCGCGCACGGCAAGACGACGACATCATCGCTCATCGCCCATATCCTGTACAGGGCGGGGCTCGACCCGACCGCGATCCTCGGCGGCGAGGTGAAATCGCTGGAGGGCAACGCCAGGGTAGGCAAGGGCGGGCATTTTGTGGTGGAGGCGGACGAGAGCGACGGCTCGTTCGTCCACCTGAAACCGTTCTACGGGGTCATCACGAATATCGACGCCGAGCACCTCGATTATTACAGGAACATGGGGGAGATAATATCCTGGTACCTGAAATTCGTCGAGAAGATCAAGCCGGGCGGGAAACTCTTCGCCTGCGGCGACTGCGATAACTTGAAGCGGGCTCTCCGCGGCTATCCCAAGGAGGTCGTCACCTTCGGCCTTTCGGCCGGCGGCGATATATTTCCCGGGAAGATAAAAATGCACGACTCGCATTCCGAGTTCGAGATAATCTACCGCGGCAAGAACCTGGGGCGGGCCGCAATAAACATCCCGGGGATACATAACGTCTCGAACGCAATGGCCGCGTTCGCCGTGGCGCTGGAGCTGGGCCTTGATTTCGGGACGATAAAGAAGGCGGTCGAGGATTTTACCGGCGCGGCGCGGAGGTTTCAGGTCAAGTATTCCGGAAACGGGATAAAGGTGATAGACGATTACGCGCACCATCCGGCCGAGATAAAGGCGACCATATTGGCTGCTAAGAACTGGAAACCCAAGCGGCTTATAGCGGTCTTCCAGCCGCACCGCTTCTCCAGGACAAAGTACCTGAAGGACAGGTTCGGGAACTGTTTCGATGTGGCCGACCGGTTGATACTTACGGATATTTACGCGGCGTCGGAGGACGAGCTCGATGGCGTCTCCGGCAAAAGCATCTACGAGGAAGTGAAAAAGCACGGCCACAAGGACGTCATATACCTGCCCAAGAAAGAATTAAAAGAATATCTCTTGAAGGATATAAAACGCGGTGATATGGTCCTGATGATGGGCGCCGGGGATATTACCTCGATAGCCGGGGAGCTGGCGCAGGAGCTTTTGAAAAAGAGGGGAAAGATATCAAAAAAGAACCCTTAG
- a CDS encoding D-alanine--D-alanine ligase: protein MDKVGSRIGVLMGGPSAERDVSLRSGRAITDALLSKGYNAIPMEIWLPTRDELRSAGIDVAFIALHGTFGEDGQIQTILEDLRIPYTGSKVKASRLGMDKIASRKLFKKAGLNIPGYHVIENGARPKLKFPAPVVVKPSAQGSSVGVSIIDKVEGLDGAIKEAFKFGEQVILEEFIHGKELTVGVVDDKPLPVIQVVPKRRYYDEVAKYTAGMTDYLCPAPISEGEARLAQDAGIRAHNALGCRSFSRVDMILDDGGKIVVLEVNTIPGMTQLSLLPKAAKTRGMDFPLLCEKMLESAYK from the coding sequence ATGGATAAGGTGGGATCGAGGATAGGGGTCCTGATGGGCGGGCCATCCGCCGAGAGGGACGTCTCCCTGCGCTCGGGAAGGGCCATAACAGATGCCCTGTTGAGCAAGGGCTACAACGCGATCCCTATGGAGATATGGCTCCCGACGAGGGACGAACTGAGGTCGGCGGGTATCGACGTCGCCTTCATCGCCCTCCACGGGACATTCGGCGAGGACGGACAGATACAGACGATATTAGAGGACCTAAGGATACCCTATACCGGTTCGAAAGTAAAAGCGAGCCGGCTTGGAATGGATAAGATCGCATCGCGTAAGTTATTCAAAAAAGCCGGGCTCAACATCCCGGGATACCACGTGATCGAGAACGGGGCCAGGCCGAAACTGAAATTCCCGGCGCCGGTCGTCGTCAAACCCTCGGCACAAGGCTCCTCGGTCGGGGTTTCTATAATAGACAAGGTCGAGGGACTGGACGGCGCAATTAAGGAAGCGTTCAAGTTCGGCGAACAGGTGATCCTCGAGGAGTTCATACACGGAAAGGAGCTTACCGTGGGGGTAGTCGACGACAAGCCGCTGCCCGTAATACAGGTCGTCCCAAAAAGGCGCTATTACGATGAGGTCGCCAAATATACGGCCGGGATGACCGACTATCTCTGTCCCGCGCCCATATCCGAAGGAGAGGCGAGGCTCGCGCAGGACGCCGGCATCAGGGCGCATAACGCCCTCGGCTGCAGGTCTTTCTCCAGGGTCGATATGATACTTGACGACGGGGGGAAGATAGTCGTCCTCGAGGTAAATACGATACCGGGAATGACCCAGCTCAGCCTCCTGCCGAAGGCCGCGAAGACGAGAGGGATGGATTTTCCACTGTTGTGCGAGAAGATGCTCGAATCGGCTTATAAATAA